The genome window GATGAAACCGTCGCCTGGATTGCCTACTCTGTATCTACCCAAAAGGATGATACACCAGGAACACCAGGAACAGGAGAAGAACCCCCCTTTCCCCCCGAATCTCTTGAGATAAACGCCGATACAATTTATCAGCTACTGTGGGAACACGATGAGAATCAATTCTCAGTGAGTCCCCGCAACAGTTCCGGCGACTGGGAAAACCTAGAGGCTGATATTTTATTAGATGAACAGGTGAAAGCAGCAGGTCAACGCGAAATTGATTTAGCCACTCATCCTCTCTTCCATACAGTAAATGAAGCGAAACTATTTGACAAAGATCGCACCTATTCCAGCTTTATACAACTTTTAGATAACTACGCCATTCGTGTGGCTGAACCCGAAAAGACGGTCGAGGAAGAAGTCCAAGAACAGCAAGCGTTCTTGGCACAAATCATTAAAACAAAGCCCATGCAGCTTGCCCGGACTTATATCAATCAAAACTTGGGCGAAAGTCTTTCGGAAGAAGAATTCCGCACCAAGCTACAGCGGATCTGGTTTGAACTTTATACGAATCACTATGGCGGTAAATCGACTGAGTTTGCCTCTGGCTTTGAACATGTATTTGTCGGCGAGGGCAAGTTCGATATCCATTCGGGAAGTAAAAAAGAAAACTTTGGCAAAATTTCCGGTTATCACTCATGGGTGAAGTTTTACCTGGATGAAAAGAATCAGCGGGTCAATTATTTAGGCTACAAGTATGACTTAAAAGGAGAGGATGGTTCCCAAAATCCCAATGTTGTCACCTTGCAGATGATTAATAATGTGATTGATATGCAAGGAAACGTAATTGCCAAACTGTTTAAACCCAAAGGCGGCTTCTTCGTGGGTCCGAGTCCCGAATGTGAAATGGCAATGGCAACGGTTGCCTATTACGAAAGTGTTCATGGCAAAATTACGGACAAGCGCCGGATTACTATTAATGACGCTACCTATAATTTAGTCTTGTATCGCAGCACGAATCCCAATGGCAGTCGCGGCGAATTTATTCGTTCCTTTTTCCCCATTTTCTTGGCAATGGATGATGGCGAAACACCGGACACGGATGAACCTGTTGTTGAGCCAATTGATGAAGTGACAAACAACAACGGTGATGTTGTCATTTTCGCCAGCCAACCCAACCCAGAAGGCAGTGATGAGGGGAATGAGTGGGTTGAGTTAAAGAATACCACGAGTAATCCGATTGATTTATCGGGTTGGAAACTGCAAGATAAATTAGACCGTCCCGAAGATATTAGTGGCACGCTGCAACCGCAGGAAGTCAAGCGATTTACCATTTCGCGAGCCAATTATACGACTATGCAATTGGGGAACAGTTCAGGTATTATTGCATTAATTGATTCTGCTGGAAATGAGGTGGCAATGGTCAGTTATGGTTCCGCTAGTTCGGGTGAAGTGATTCGGTTTGTGTCCTAAAGAATAGTGTTGTGTGGGGGTGGGGTTCACGCCTTGATGTTAACTGAAGCGAAAACATCTTCAATACCTTGAGACAAACCCCTGCCTAACCCTCCCCTTGTTAAGGGGAGGGAACTAATATTTTACTCATTCGCTGTAAAAAAAAAGAGGTTTCACATGTCAATCAACGGCACAATGATGCAATATTTCCACTGGTACATTGATCCCAATCTAATCCTGTGGAATGACGTTAAAACTAAGGCGCAAGAATTAGCCGATGCTGGATTCACCGCGTTATGGCTACCTCCCGCCTACAAGGGAATGGGAGGCACTTATGATGTCGGCTACGCCGTGTACGATATGTATGATCTCGGAGAATTTGATCAACATGGTACTGTTCGCACTAAATACGGCACTCGTGAGCAATATTTAGCCGCAATCAACGCCTTACACGCATCAGGAATACAAGTTTATGGGGATACTGTCTTA of Coleofasciculus chthonoplastes PCC 7420 contains these proteins:
- a CDS encoding lamin tail domain-containing protein; the encoded protein is MTTQSPLSSQQRVGIIPALKADRQSNTWHTVKFDPPFPQDTQVAVIPMTQTYNGPETPGLRIRHVTPEGFEIRFDEIVAQGRSADGAHLDETVAWIAYSVSTQKDDTPGTPGTGEEPPFPPESLEINADTIYQLLWEHDENQFSVSPRNSSGDWENLEADILLDEQVKAAGQREIDLATHPLFHTVNEAKLFDKDRTYSSFIQLLDNYAIRVAEPEKTVEEEVQEQQAFLAQIIKTKPMQLARTYINQNLGESLSEEEFRTKLQRIWFELYTNHYGGKSTEFASGFEHVFVGEGKFDIHSGSKKENFGKISGYHSWVKFYLDEKNQRVNYLGYKYDLKGEDGSQNPNVVTLQMINNVIDMQGNVIAKLFKPKGGFFVGPSPECEMAMATVAYYESVHGKITDKRRITINDATYNLVLYRSTNPNGSRGEFIRSFFPIFLAMDDGETPDTDEPVVEPIDEVTNNNGDVVIFASQPNPEGSDEGNEWVELKNTTSNPIDLSGWKLQDKLDRPEDISGTLQPQEVKRFTISRANYTTMQLGNSSGIIALIDSAGNEVAMVSYGSASSGEVIRFVS